In the Silurus meridionalis isolate SWU-2019-XX chromosome 6, ASM1480568v1, whole genome shotgun sequence genome, one interval contains:
- the LOC124387442 gene encoding LOW QUALITY PROTEIN: cytochrome b5 domain-containing protein 1 (The sequence of the model RefSeq protein was modified relative to this genomic sequence to represent the inferred CDS: inserted 1 base in 1 codon) translates to MPRSKYFTPHEVSVHNTVGDLWVSYLGKVYNLTPLIEKHEGDVLFKPIIESAGKDISHWFDPKTKDIITHVDHLTGCVKYHTPRGRFLHVPPTCPRTDWANDFGKPWWKDVRYEVGILTAKSRWIRIINTLTGQEQRLEVCSEETLNEILHRYLNYNSHAASYTWKHNGVNLDMSKTXSENGIPDEDEELDYCLLDRDFFIPSICLYFNDDLTEL, encoded by the exons ATGCCGCGTTCAAAGTATTTTACACCGCATGAAGTGTCCGTGCACAATACAGTAGGAGATCTGTGGGTGTCGTATTTGGGTAAAGTGTACAACCTGACACCTTTGATTGAGAAACACGAAG GCGATGTACTCTTTAAACCGATTATTGAAAGTGCAGGCAAGGACATCAGTCACTGGTTTGACCCAAAAACGAAAGAT ATTATCACCCATGTTGACCATTTAACTGGCTGTGTGAAGTATCACACCCCCAGGGGGCGCTTTTTGCATGTGCCCCCTACGTGCCCTCGCACTGACTGGGCCAATGATTTTGGGAAGCCTTGGTGGAAAGACGTGCGCTATGAAGTTGgtattttgacagccaaatctCGCTGGATCCGCATCATCAACACCCTCACTGGCCAGGAACAGCGGCTGGAG GTATGCTCTGAGGAAACACTCAATGAGATTTTGCACCGTTACCTGAATTACAACTCTCATGCAGCGAGCTACACCTGGAAGCACAACGGCGTCAATCTGGACATGAGTAAAA TAAGTGAAAACGGGATTcctgatgaagatgaggaacTGGATTATTGTTTGCTGGATCGTGACTTCTTTATTCCTTCTATATGTCTGTACTTCAATGATGACCTCACTGAACTCTAA